A stretch of the Duncaniella dubosii genome encodes the following:
- a CDS encoding SemiSWEET family sugar transporter codes for MSPLIINIVGYAAAICMVCGYLPQAIYTIRTRDTDGIAMPTFLLLGFGSIFFVIQGFMIDNWPLIITNLITTVSSIIVFVIKVNNDRLKKKK; via the coding sequence ATGTCACCTCTAATCATCAACATCGTAGGCTACGCCGCCGCCATCTGCATGGTGTGCGGTTATCTTCCACAGGCCATCTATACCATACGCACACGCGACACCGACGGCATAGCGATGCCTACGTTCCTTCTGCTTGGATTCGGTAGTATATTTTTCGTTATCCAAGGATTCATGATCGACAACTGGCCTCTTATAATCACAAACCTGATTACGACAGTATCATCTATAATCGTTTTCGTGATAAAAGTCAATAATGACCGATTGAAAAAGAAAAAATAG
- a CDS encoding Ig-like domain-containing protein, whose protein sequence is MTVFLAACASMGRPEGGPRDMTPPVFVRSNPRPGQLNVSGNKIIVEFDENVALDDAMNKVVVSPAQRTTPVVSANGRRVTVELRDTLKPDVTYTIDFADAIKDLNESNVLDGFALDFATGDSIDSLRISGMLFEARTLEPAQGMVVGVYSNLSDTAIKTLPLERITKTNQLGQFTLRGLKAGTYRIYALNDVNRDYHWDRSEDVAFYDVTVSPSSEPAQFADTLINVAGEDSIVMRDGTRFLPDDVLLTWFNEGYSSQYLRNYGRSNKHIIDFEFSAKADTLPIIKLLNSRRAGEDISQWAVLEANQTLDTLRYWITDTALMAMDTLMVEARYLMTDTLEQLSMTVDTLRLVDKGARNRKRQMEKEAQQREKERAKERKELEKQGVDLDSLDAADTIPPRPEPIKFKVTSAANQDVHRPLLFASETPVATFDSSL, encoded by the coding sequence ATGACCGTCTTTTTGGCCGCATGCGCGAGCATGGGGCGTCCTGAGGGCGGACCGCGCGACATGACTCCTCCTGTTTTCGTGCGTTCGAATCCTCGTCCCGGTCAGTTGAATGTTTCCGGCAACAAGATTATTGTCGAGTTTGATGAAAATGTCGCTCTTGACGATGCTATGAATAAAGTGGTGGTCTCTCCGGCTCAGCGTACGACTCCGGTAGTCAGTGCCAACGGTCGTCGCGTGACTGTCGAGCTTCGCGACACACTGAAGCCTGATGTGACATATACGATCGATTTTGCTGATGCCATAAAGGATCTTAACGAAAGCAATGTCCTCGACGGTTTTGCCCTTGACTTTGCCACCGGCGATTCCATTGACTCGCTGCGTATATCAGGAATGTTGTTTGAAGCCCGGACATTAGAACCGGCACAAGGGATGGTGGTAGGTGTCTATTCGAACCTTTCGGACACTGCCATAAAGACTCTCCCTCTCGAACGCATCACCAAGACAAATCAGCTCGGTCAGTTTACATTGCGCGGACTGAAAGCAGGTACTTACCGTATATATGCGCTCAACGATGTCAACAGGGATTATCATTGGGACCGTTCGGAAGATGTCGCGTTCTATGATGTGACCGTGTCACCGTCGTCAGAACCGGCTCAGTTTGCCGACACTCTGATAAATGTGGCTGGCGAGGACTCGATAGTGATGCGTGACGGAACCCGTTTCCTGCCCGACGATGTGTTGCTCACGTGGTTTAACGAGGGATATTCGTCGCAATATCTGCGTAATTACGGACGTTCTAACAAGCATATCATCGATTTTGAATTTTCAGCTAAAGCTGACACTCTTCCGATAATCAAGCTGCTCAACAGCCGGCGCGCAGGTGAGGATATTTCGCAATGGGCCGTGCTTGAAGCCAATCAGACGCTCGATACGCTCCGATATTGGATTACCGACACTGCGCTCATGGCTATGGATACGCTTATGGTCGAGGCGCGCTATCTGATGACCGATACCCTTGAACAGCTTTCAATGACGGTCGATACCCTGCGGCTTGTCGACAAGGGGGCACGAAACCGCAAGCGGCAGATGGAGAAGGAAGCACAGCAGCGTGAGAAAGAGCGGGCGAAAGAACGAAAAGAACTCGAAAAGCAGGGTGTTGACCTTGATTCGCTGGATGCGGCCGATACTATTCCCCCACGTCCCGAACCGATAAAGTTCAAAGTGACTTCGGCTGCAAATCAGGATGTCCACCGTCCTTTGTTGTTTGCATCGGAAACGCCGGTGGCGACTTTCGATTCCTCGCTGTAA
- a CDS encoding polyprenyl synthetase family protein gives MSAIEDIRQSLKSELERLDTLISRTLDSSNTLMNQVIGNYLEHKGKQLRPMLVMLTARLFGGVNDDALTAAASVEILHNASLIHDDVVDDSGRRHGHATINAVWDNHVAVLVGDFFVSNALKLATETEDLRVIRAIADLGKLLSLGEMDQIYNARYHELNEEAYFNVISHKTASLFVTCVSMGAYCSGVDDWRLDAIREFAELFGRCFQIKDDIFDYFDSQVIGKPTGNDLREGKVTLPLLHALSNGASPERDEMLSLLREDRVLSDSDIRRLIAFTHENGGVEYAYATMERMRAEAVAILDKFNSPLTSQFISLLDFVIAREK, from the coding sequence ATGAGCGCCATTGAAGACATAAGGCAATCCCTCAAGTCAGAACTTGAGCGGCTGGACACATTGATCAGCCGTACGCTTGATTCGTCAAATACTTTGATGAATCAGGTGATTGGCAACTATTTGGAGCATAAGGGGAAGCAATTGCGCCCGATGCTCGTAATGCTGACTGCCCGGCTTTTCGGCGGAGTAAATGACGATGCGCTTACGGCGGCTGCTTCTGTCGAGATTCTCCATAATGCTTCATTGATTCACGATGATGTTGTCGATGACTCTGGCCGTCGTCATGGACATGCGACCATTAATGCCGTGTGGGACAACCACGTCGCAGTGCTCGTCGGCGATTTTTTTGTTTCCAATGCCCTGAAACTTGCTACCGAGACAGAGGATTTGCGTGTGATACGCGCGATAGCCGATCTTGGAAAGCTCCTTTCGCTTGGCGAAATGGACCAGATTTACAATGCCCGTTACCATGAATTGAATGAGGAGGCTTATTTTAATGTGATTTCCCATAAGACAGCATCACTCTTTGTGACCTGTGTCTCTATGGGGGCATATTGTTCTGGGGTCGATGACTGGCGTCTTGATGCCATAAGGGAGTTTGCGGAGTTGTTCGGGCGCTGTTTCCAGATAAAAGACGATATTTTTGACTATTTCGATTCGCAGGTCATCGGTAAGCCTACAGGCAACGATCTGCGTGAGGGAAAAGTGACTTTGCCGCTTCTCCATGCTCTTTCCAACGGTGCATCGCCTGAAAGAGATGAGATGCTCAGCCTTTTGCGTGAGGACCGGGTTCTGTCAGATAGCGATATCCGCCGGCTGATTGCATTCACACACGAAAACGGAGGTGTGGAATATGCCTATGCCACTATGGAGCGGATGCGTGCAGAGGCTGTTGCTATTCTTGACAAGTTTAACTCGCCGTTGACTTCACAGTTTATTTCGCTGCTCGACTTTGTGATAGCCCGTGAAAAGTAG